Within Actinomycetota bacterium, the genomic segment GTCCTGTCTTGGAGGATCTCCACGGTCTCCTCGAGAGACTCGAGCTCATCCGGGCTGAGAAGGACGGCTTCAGGCCTCCCGTTGCGCGTCAGGATGAATCGCTCGTGCTCCCCCACAACCTTGTCCACGAGCTCCGACAGACGCGCCTTGGCATCGGTGAAGGGAATGATCTCCGGGATCGCTGGTCAGAATGCTAACCAGATCAGGTGATGGGGTGAAGCGACGACGCCGTGGTCTGGCGCTCGCGCAGCGCGGTGGCCAGGCCCTCGGTGATCGTGCGAACGAGGCGGGGGCCCTCGTACACGAAGGCCGTGTACACCTGCACCGTGGTCGCACCGGCCTCCAGGCACGCCAGGGCAT encodes:
- a CDS encoding dihydroorotate dehydrogenase (quinone), whose product is GRGGLSGPPLTPRTLEGVREVRREVGPAAAINACGGVTTAADALACLEAGATTVQVYTAFVYEGPRLVRTITEGLATALRERQTTASSLHPIT
- a CDS encoding type II toxin-antitoxin system Phd/YefM family antitoxin; its protein translation is MGEHERFILTRNGRPEAVLLSPDELESLEETVEILQDRTLLESIRRSRREAAEGKRLRLEDNR